A window of the Oryza brachyantha chromosome 5, ObraRS2, whole genome shotgun sequence genome harbors these coding sequences:
- the LOC102713089 gene encoding myosin-9-like isoform X6, whose translation MAATLKIVLGSHIWLEDKDLAWIDGEVFRIEGQKAHIRTTNGKMVVASISDIHPKDTEVPSDGIDDMIRLSYLHEPGVLNNLSVRYAKNIIYTYTGNILIAINPFQRLPHLAEPHTMAKYKGANFGELDPHVFAIADVSYRQMMNERKSNSILVSGESGAGKTETTKMLMRYLAFLGGRSRTGARTVEQQVLESNPVLEAFGNAKTVRNNNSSRFGKFVEIQFDKSGKISGAAIRTYLLERSRVCQINSPERNYHCFYFLCAAPSEDIRKYNLGEPSSFHYLNQSTCIKVDGISDTEEYLSTRSAMNTVGITEQEQEAIFRVVAAVLHLGNINFVKGREVDSSVIKDEKARFHLNAAAELLMCDRGKLENAMIKRKINTPEGVITTTVDPNSATVSRDGLAKQIYSRLFDWLVNRLNASIGQDENSEHLIGVLDIYGFESFKNNSFEQLCINFTNEKLQQHFNQNVFKMEQEEYNREQIDWSYIEFVDNQDVLDLIEKKPGGIVALLDEACMFPKCTHESFSQKLYEKFRNHKRFSKPKLSRTAFTIQHYAGEVTYQSDHFLDKNRDYVVVEHQELLNASKCSFVSGLFPSVQEENTKSSKSSIATRFKGQLHELMETLSSTEPHYIRCIKPNNLLKPATFENSNVLHQLRCSGVLEAIRISCAGYPTRKLFHDFLQRFRVLAPEFFKERNDEKVICQKILDKIGLQGYQIGRTKVFLRAGQMAELDARRTEVHTRAARAVQSRFRTHVAREQFLILRNTSISFQSLVRAILACKLHLFLRKQAAALKIQKNARCYFASKSFSELRSSAITLQTGLRTFGAYNEYIRRKKNKASTDIQTQWRCHRDNSNYLKLKTSVLVYQCAWRRQVAKGKLRKLKMAARDTEALKVEKEKLEEHVEELSSRLGLEKKLRTDLENSRAAEISKLQATLCEMERRVEEARASQERESAKKVVEEALVLEREKIALLNKEVEELKVLLLKEQEEKNAVKSASFIAQERSNDLTKKVEVADENFKHLKDTLKSFEESTKGLEISLMMERQQNEANRRQIGEAQQRVEELLRQVADANGKSTSLQTTVRRLEQSLLENETTWLTERQESEATNKLLVEAHGKNEELLNKIEVSESNIAKFRDNIQRFEETATTLETSLLAEKQHSAAIMSQLAEMKQGNEELQKKLADANRTNNLLQDSLKRFEENATTRDALYVAERQEHDQTKQSLSKSQERNWELLRKVDEAEKSINRLLENAQRLEKHATSRESLLLKTKQSHDSTTKALIEAERRNQELTKSLEDLERKTNLLEDSVNRLKECTAEKDSLLAIHRQENDATKDELTNAHRKITELVNEFQQLQEIRRHLEDNIKRLEEDAITREALLLSEKQTHEVAKQTLSETQLRNGELINKIQDCDKHTLQLQLTVERLQENASTMEAVLLREREQSNATMKAHSESQERNSQLLKKFEDVDKKIGFLQGTIQRLGEQTTKDTLLLSERQEKDELKKALTETEYRNEGLVIKIEEANKRVEHLQDTVTVLKENIVAQAANMEAERQENDRTRKSLVEAQERNEGLFKKVRDSEYRAQQLQDTVQKLQVDAISRLSSFVMEKQEGDAVKKALAESHGRIEDLIRRNEDLLNRNDDLIKKIEDSGQVISELQATLGRIEGKTTNLDAENHILRQQANATPPSTAKSQAAFSKISMIHRSPENGHILNGNVAYAEKFSTGPAETRPSMVVNQGSTLDLFNQKDYENGDKFPRAHNEIYQHQQPQDDQQLLLQYISQHLGFSGSKPVAALLVYQCLLQWRSFETAKTGVFDSILQTINSTIEAEHDTRSLAYWLSNLSTLSVLLQRSYKTTRAAISTPHRRRFSYERIFEANQTSNSGLAYFSAQSVDGPTGLQQIDAKYPAMLFKQQLVDLIEKVYGMISDKVKKELNPLLELCIQDPRISHSNQAKASLSSASHLGQQSQLTHWLGIVKILNNCLHLLRANHVPSILTHKLLTQIFSMVNVQLFNRLLLRRECCSFSNGEYIRAGLTQVKHWCNDVTQEFADSAWEALRHIRQAVDFLVISLKPIRTWSEICNDVCPALSLQQLERIVGMYWDDMNGTNIISAEFTSSMRTMMKEESNNATSFSVLLDDDSSIPFSLEDIAKSMPTIEETTENDLLPFVRENHSFAFILQRR comes from the exons ATG GCTGCCACATTAAAAATTGTCCTGGGTTCCCATATATGGCTGGAGGATAAAGATTTAGCTTGGATTGATGGCGAGGTCTTCCGAATTGAGGGTCAAAAGGCCCATATCCGCACTACCAATGGAAAGATG GTTGTTGCGAGTATATCAGATATTCATCCAAAAGACACAGAAGTGCCTTCTGATGGAATTGATGACATGATAAGACTATCATACTTGCATGAGCCTGGTGTTTTAAACAATCTCTCTGTTCGatatgcaaaaaatataatttat ACCTATACTGGTAATATATTGATTGCAATCAATCCATTCCAAAGGTTGCCTCATCTTGCTGAACCCCATACTATGGCGAAGTACAAAGGTGCAAATTTCGGTGAGCTAGATCCTCATGTATTTGCAATTGCTGATGTTTCTTACAG GCAGATGATGAATGAAAGAAAGAGCAATTCCATTTTGGTGAGCGGTGAAAGTGGTGCTGGCAAGACTGAGACCACAAAGATGCTTATGAGATATCTAGCATTTTTGGGTGGACGGTCTAGAACAGGAGCGAGGACAGTAGAACAACAAGTTTTAGAA TCTAATCCAGTCCTTGAAGCTTTCGGCAATGCAAAGACTGTTCGAAACAACAATTCAAG CCGGTTTGGCAAATTTGTTGAAATTCAGTTTGACAAGAGTGGGAAGATATCTGGTGCTGCTATTAGAACATACTTACTTGAAAGGTCGCGTGTTTGTCAAATCAATAGTCCAGAGAGAAACTACCATTGCTTTTACTTCCTATGTGCAGCACCATCGGAG GACATCAGAAAGTATAATCTGGGTGAGCCTTCATCGTTTCATTATCTCAACCAATCTACTTGCATCAAAGTTGATGGGATTAGTGACACTGAGGAGTATCTTTCAACAAGAAGTGCTATGAACACAGTTGGCATAACTGAGCAGGAGCAG GAGGCTATATTCCGAGTTGTTGCTGCTGTGCTTCACCTTGGGAACATCAATTTTGTGAAAGGGAGGGAGGTAGATTCATCTGTTATAAAGGATGAGAAAGCTAGGTTCCATCTTAATGCAGCTGCAGAGCTCTTGAT GTGTGATCGTGGGAAGTTGGAGAATGCAATGATAAagaggaaaataaatacacCAGAAGGAGTGATTACCACAACAGTTGACCCTAATTCTGCCACTGTCAGCAGAGATGGCTTAGCCAAGCAAATATATTCTCGACTGTTTGACTG GCTTGTAAATAGACTAAATGCATCGATAGGACAAGATGAGAACTCCGAACATTTGATTGGTGTGCTTGATATCTATGGTTTTGAAAGTTTCAAGAATAATAG CTTTGAACAATTATGCATCAATTTCACCAATGAAAAACTCCAGCAGCACTTTAATCAG AATGTCTTCAAAATGGAGCAGGAAGAGTATAACCGGGAGCAGATTGACTGGAGTTACATAGAATTTGTTGACAATCAAGACGTGTTGGACTTGATTGAAAAG aaaCCTGGTGGGATTGTTGCACTTCTTGATGAAGCTTG TATGTTTCCTAAATGCACGCATGAGTCATTTTCTCAGAAGCTGTATGAGAAGTTCAGGAACCACAAAAGGTTTAGCAAACCAAAGCTTTCTCGTACTGCATTTACAATCCAACATTATGCAGGCGAA GTAACATATCAATCTGATCATTTCCTGGACAAAAACAGAGATTATGTAGTTGTTGAGCATCAAGAGTTGCTTAATGCTTCCAAGTGCTCCTTCGTGTCAGGGTTATTCCCATCAGTACAAGAGGAGAACACAAAATCTTCAAAGTCCTCAATTGCTACTCGTTTTAAG GGGCAACTCCACGAACTGATGGAGACTTTAAGTTCTACAGAACCTCATTATATTAGATGTATTAAGCCCAATAATCTTCTTAAGCCTGCTACATTTGAGAACAGCAATGTTTTGCATCAACTTCGATGTTCG GGTGTTCTTGAAGCTATTCGAATCAGTTGTGCTGGATACCCTACAAGAAAGTTATTTCATGATTTTCTTCAACGGTTTCGCGTTCTCGCTCCtgaatttttcaaagaaag AAATGATGAAAAAGTAATCTGCCAAAAGATTTTGGACAAAATTGGACTCCAGGGTTATCAG ATTGGAAGAACTAAGGTGTTCCTGAGAGCTGGTCAGATGGCTGAATTGGATGCTAGAAGAACTGAAGTGCACACTAGAGCAGCTAGAGCTGTTCAGAGTAGATTTCGCACTCATGTTGCTCGTGAGCAATTTCTTATATTACGCAACACATCCATATCCTTTCAATCTCTTGTTAGAG cAATTTTGGCTTGTAAGCTACATCTGTTCCTCAGAAAACAAGCTGCAGCTCtgaaaatacagaaaaatgCCCGCTGCTATTTTGCTTCAAAGTCTTTTTCTGAACTGCGCTCTTCAGCCATTACATTGCAGACAGGATTAAGGACCTTTGGTGCTTATAACGAATATATTCgccgaaaaaaaaacaaagcttcTACTGATATCcag ACTCAATGGCGTTGCCACAGGGATAATTCAAACTATCTTAAATTGAAGACATCAGTGTTGGTTTATCAGTGTGCTTGGAGAAGACAAGTTGCTAAGGGAAAACTCAGAAAGCTCAAAATG GCTGCAAGAGACACAGAAGCTCTCAAGGTAGAGAAAGAGAAACTCGAGGAACATGTAGAAGAATTATCAAGCCGTTTGGGTTTGGAAAAGAAACTGAGG ACTGATTTAGAGAATAGCAGAGCAGCGGAAATTTCCAAATTACAGGCCACTCTTTGTGAGATGGAGCGTAGAGTGGAAGAAGCCAGAGCATCACAGGAAAGAGAATCAGCCAAAAAGGTGGTGGAAGAAGCTCTAGTTCTAGAAAGAGAGAAGATTGCTTTACTGAATAAAGAAGTTGAGGAGCTGAAG GTACTACTACtaaaagaacaagaagaaaaaaatgcagtgAAGAGTGCATCCTTTATTGCTCAAGAAAGAAGCAATGACCTAACTAAGAAAGTTGAGGTTGCAGATGAAAACTTCAAGCACCTTAAAGATACTCTGAAGAG TTTTGAAGAGAGCACAAAAGGACTTGAGATTTCTCTGATGATGGAGAGGCAACAAAATGAGGCAAACAGAAGGCAAATTGGTGAAGCACAACAGAGAGTTGAAGAACTACTTAGACAGGTTGCAGATGCTAATGGAAAATCCACATCGCTTCAGACTACTGTGCGGAG GCTAGAACAAAGTTTACTTGAGAACGAGACCACTTGGCTTACAGAAAGGCAAGAAAGTGAAGCGACCAATAAATTACTCGTCGAGGCTCATGGGAAGAATGAGGAATTGCTCAATAAAATTGAAGTTTCTGAAAGCAATATTGCTAAATTTAGAGACAATATCCAAAG ATTTGAAGAAACTGCAACAACATTGGAGACTTCATTGCTAGCTGAGAAACAACACAGTGCTGCAATCATGTCACAGCTAGCTGAAATGAAACAGGGCAATGAAGAGTTGCAGAAGAAGCTGGCAGATGCCAATAGAACAAACAATCTACTTCAAGATTCTTTAAAGAG GTTCGAAGAAAATGCAACCACAAGAGATGCCCTGTACGTAGCAGAAAGGCAAGAGCATGACCAAACAAAGCAATCGCTTTCTAAATCTCAGGAAAGAAACTGGGAATTGCTTCGGAAAGTTGATGAAGCAGAGAAAAGTATAAATAGGCTTCTAGAGAATGCTCAAAG ACTTGAGAAACATGCAACATCAAGGGAGTCTTTGCTTCTGAAGACAAAGCAAAGTCATGATTCCACAACAAAAGCACTAATTGAAGCTGAAAGGAGAAATCAAGAATTAACAAAAAGTTTAGAGGATTTAGAGAGGAAAACCAATTTGCTTGAGGATTCAGTGAACAG ACTGAAAGAATGTACAGCAGAGAAAGACTCTTTGTTGGCAATACATAGACAAGAAAATGATGCAACCAAGGACGAGCTAACCAATGCTCACAGAAAGATCACAGAATTGGTAAATGAGTTCCAACAATTGCAAGAAATCAGAAGACATCTGGAAGACAACATCAAGAG GCTTGAAGAAGATGCTATTACAAGAGAAGCTTTATTGCTATCAGAAAAACAGACGCATGAGGTGGCTAAGCAAACTCTATCCGAAACTCAGTTGAGAAATGGAGAGTTAATCAATAAGATCCAGGATTGTGACAAGCACAcccttcagcttcagctaacTGTTGAGAG GCTTCAAGAGAATGCATCTACAATGGAGGCTGTACTGTTGAGAGAGCGAGAGCAAAGCAATGCAACTATGAAGGCACATTCAGAAAGTCAAGAAAGAAATTCACAGCTACTGAAGAAATTTGAAGATGTTGACAAGAAAATTGGTTTTCTTCAGGGTACCATACAAAG GCTTGGTGaacaaacaacaaaagatACTTTGTTGCTATCGGAGAGACAGGAGAAGGATGAGCTGAAGAAAGCGCTGACTGAGACTGAATACAGAAATGAAGGATTAGTAATCAAGATTGAAGAAGCTAACAAAAGAGTTGAGCATCTTCAAGACACTGTAACTGT GCTTAAGGAAAATATAGTGGCTCAAGCTGCTAATATGGAagctgaaagacaagaaaatgaCAGGACTAGGAAATCTCTTGTTGAAGCTCAGGAGAGGAATGAAGGCTTATTTAAGAAAGTTAGGGACAGTGAATACAGGGCCCAGCAGCTGCAAGACACTGTTCAAAA GCTTCAAGTAGATGCCATATCAAGATTGTCTTCCTTTGTAATGGAGAAACAAGAAGGTGATGCTGTGAAAAAGGCACTTGCTGAATCTCATGGAAGAATTGAAGATCTAATAAGACGAAATGAAGACCTCCTCAATAGAAATGATGATTTAATCAAGAAAATTGAAGATTCTGGTCAAGTTATTAGTGAACTCCAGGCAACCTTAGGAAG GATAGAAGGAAAAACGACCAACTTAGATGCAGAAAATCATATTCTTCGCCAACAAGCAAATGCGACACCTCCCTCTACAGCCAAGTCTCAAGCTGCATTCTCTAAAATCAGTATGATCCAT AGAAGTCCAGAAAATGGACATATTTTAAATGGCAACGTAGCATATGCTGAAAAGTTCTCAACTGGTCCAGCAGAAACAAGACCCTCTATGGTTGTTAACCAA GGTAGCACCCTTGATTTGTTTAACCAAAAGGATTATGAAAATGGAGATAAATTTCCAAGAGCACATAATGAAATATATCAG CACCAGCAGCCCCAGGATGATCAGCAGTTATTGCTTCAATACATTAGCCAGCACCTTGGATTCTCTGGTAGTAAACCTGTCGCTGCTCTTCTTGTATACCAGTGCCTTCTTCAATGGAGATCGTTTGAAACAGCAAAGACAGGTGTCTTTGACAGTATCCTACAAACTATAAACTCAACAATAGAG GCTGAACATGATACGAGAAGCCTGGCCTATTGGCTGTCCAATCTGTCAACATTATCAGTTCTCCTGCAACGCTCATATAAAACCACTAGGGCAGCAATCTCAACTCCACATAGACGGAGATTTTCCTACGAAAGGATTTTTGAAGCTAATCAAACTTCAAACAGCGGACTCGCTTACTTCAGTGCTCAATCAGTGGACGGACCTACTGGATTACAACAAATTGATGCAAAATATCCAGCTATGCTCTTCAAGCAGCAACTTGTGGATCTGATTGAAAAGGTGTATGGTATGATAAGTGACAAAGTTAAGAAGGAGCTTAACCCGTTACTTGAGTTGTGCATACAG GATCCAAGGATTTCTCACTCGAATCAAGCAAAAGCTTCACTATCATCTGCTAGTCACTTGGGCCAACAAAGTCAACTCACACATTGGTTGGGCATCGTGAAAATCCTCAACAACTGCTTGCATCTTCTAAGAGCAAATCAT GTCCCATCAATTCTTACCCACAAGTTGCTTACCCAAATATTTTCTATGGTCAATGTTCAACTCTTTAACAG GCTTCTTTTGCGCCGTGAATGTTGTTCGTTCAGCAATGGGGAGTATATCAGAGCTGGACTAACTCAAGTAAAACATTGGTGCAATGATGTTACTCAAGAG TTTGCAGATTCAGCCTGGGAAGCACTGAGGCATATAAGACAAGCTGTTGATTTCTTG GTAATTTCTCTGAAGCCAATAAGGACGTGGAGTGAGATATGCAATGATGTTTGCCCG GCTCTCAGCTTACAGCAGCTTGAGCGTATAGTTGGCATGTATTGGGATGATATGAATGGCACAAACATTATTTCAGCAGAG TTCACATCAAGCATGAGAACTATGATGAAGGAGGAATCAAATAATGCCACCAGCTTTTCTGTCCTGCTGGATGACGATTCCAG CATACCCTTTTCACTTGAAGATATTGCGAAGTCGATGCCAACCATTGAGGAGACGACAGAGAATGACCTGCTACCTTTTGTCCGTGAAAATCATAGCTTTGCGTTTATATTGCAGAGGAGATAA